In Chitinophagaceae bacterium C216, the genomic stretch CCGCTGTATGACGTAGTACACCATCTGCAAATACGGCAAGATCAGTAGTACCACCGCCAATATCTACAATAGCCACGCCAGCTTCCAGATCTTCCTGAGCCATTACTGCAGCGGCAGATGCTAATGGTTGCAACACTAAGTCTTTTGTACGCAAACCTGCTTTTTCTACACTACGGTTGATATTCCGTATGGCATTTTTATCGCCTGTAATTATGTGGAAATTAGCGCCCAGTTTTACTCCACTATAACCAATAGGCTTAATGATATTGGGCATATTATCCACTGTAAATTCCTGAGGAATGACATCTATAATTTGATCCCCTGGTGGCACATAAGTTTTATACTGATTATTAATCAGCAGGTTTACTTCGGCCTGAGTAATCTCTTCTTCTTCATTATCACGAACAATGTCGCCACGTGTTTGAAGGCTTTTGATATGATGGCCGGCAATTCCAACGTACACTTCGTTGAAGCTTAAATTGGGATTCAACGCAAGACAATTTTCTACAGCCTGCTTGATTGCTTTTATGGTTTCGTCAATATTGAGCACCTGTCCGTGCTTTACGCCATTGCTGTTGGCTTTTCCAAAGCCTAATATTTCCAGCTTACCGAATTCGTTTTTTCGGCCGGCTATAACAGCAATCTTTGTGGTTCCAATATCAAGGCCTACAATAATGGGTTGTTCGGAATTCATAGTATATCGTTTTTAGTTGTTTTTATTTTAGTTTTTGAATCGTTTAAGATTTTATTGCACCTCACTTATCGTCTCGCTCCGCTATTTGTTGTCTTCTTAGTATCTGCTTTTTTCGTTTCTTCGGCTCTCAGTAATACATTTTTCTTGCCCTCATCTTTTTTAGGGGCCGCTTTCGTTGCCGTCGAATTGTTTGTTGTTACTGGCTTTTTTGATTCAGTTTTTGAAGCTTCTGTTTTCTTAGTACTATTAGCAGATGTATTTTTTGAATCCGCCTTCTTCACTGCAACAGATTTATTCGTATTACCCGCAGCAGCTTGCGACAGCACATTCCGTTTACCTGTTTCCTTCTTTGCAACCTCGTCTGCCTTTTTAGAAACTGCAGATTTATTGGTCGTTACAGGTTTTGTAGTAGCAGCTGGCTTCACTTCCTTTACACTTCTCTCTTCTTTTTTAGTTCCATCAGCTTCCTTTTTCACAACAGGTGGCACTGTGGCTTTAGGTGTGGTGGATGTATTAGCGCTATCCTTGGCCGGCGCAACATTTTCTGCAGCACTTACTATTTCAGGCTCTTCCTCTAACAGCCCCTCTGCTTTGGAAAGAGAATCCAATGGCATAATCGCATCATAACCCACCTGCGGTGCCACTTCCAACAATTCATTAGTATGTCTAGATTCCTGCAACAATTTTTCGATATTCTTTCTAAGTTGAATAGAGTCGATTTTCGTATAATGATCTTTTACGCCGATCACCTGACCATCGTACTGCACATCAATCTTTCTGTATTTATCAAATCCTGTACGACTCAATACCTGGCTATAAAAAAGATAGAGTCTATGAAACTTTGACACAATATCACTTCCATCACCTAAATCCACTTTATGATTTCCCACCACGGGAATCATTTCCATTTTCCAGCAATCCACACCGCAGCTACTGATATTAATTTGTCCTACCTGCGCATTCCAGAAAGGATCGCTATTAATAAAGGAGGCTGTAGCGATTACGTTCTGTATCAAAGTACTATCAACTGCATTCAAGGTATTCTTTGAAGGATACCCGGTAAACACGGGAAGATCCAATGTAATTCTATCGGATAAGGGTATTTGCTTCGCAGCCTCATCGATATAGAAAGAAGCTCCTTCCTCCGTAAATACTCTTGCCAGCGGTTTACGCTCGGTGACATCCACATGCAGGACACTATTGTTATCGAAATAAAGATCTGCATTGTACACCCATGAGCTTTGCTCCAACAAATCCTCAATCTGAGCCAGATCTAATTCGGCCATACGCTGACCTTTTATCTCACCGTTAGCCGCAGCTTTTAAAAGGTTCTCTATCTGACTTTCCGAGGTAAAAAGCAAGTCCTCCCTAAATCCATTAATCTTAATCTGATAGCCATTACAAATCCCTTCCTCCTGAATGCGCATGGCAGCGGAAATGATGCTGCCCATTCCAACAGCAACACCCAACCACATGAGGGTCAAAAGCATTCTTTTTATGGCTCTTTTTCTTCTCACTTCACTAAGATTTGCTTTATAGGATCTACCAGTTTATCAATATCTCCAGCACCTGCAGTTACGAGTACTTCCCCGAATTCTTTATCAATATTTTTTGCAAACTTGCTATCTATCCAACTCAACAGTTCCTCTTTACTCATTAGCGACTTTGCATCTAGTTTTACTTTATCCCAAATCATTTTACTATCCACGCCCTCAATGGGCAGTTCTCTTGCGGGATAAATTGGCAAGAGAATCAAATGATCCACCATTCCCAACACCTCAGCAAAAGCATCTGCAAAGTCTCTAGTGCGACTGTACAAATGCGGTTGAAAAATAAGCGTACACTTTCTTCCTGAAAACAAGGTGCGCACTCCGTTGATTAAGGCCTTTAATTCTTCCGGATGATGAGCATAATCGTCAATAAACACCGGTGTGCTCTTGCTTCCATTTACTGCAGGTGGAATAACATACTCAAACCTGCGTTTTACGCCTTTAAAAGAACTAACAGCTTCTTTGATTTTATCGTCCTCAATATTCAAATGGGCAGCAATGGCAATTGCAGCTATCATATTCTCTACATTGTGCATGCCTCCCATGAACAGCTCTACTCCGGATATTCTACGATCTTGCAGCACTACATCGAACTGATATCCTCCGTTTCGAAGTACAATATTTTCTGCATACACTACTGCACTATCATTTTGTAGACTATAGCTTAGTGCTTGTTCACCACCCAGTGCTCTATCCAAACCAAATTTCTTCAGCAATACACCACCGGGTTTCACCTTTGCAGCAAATGCTCGAAAAGCTTCTTTGACATTCTCCTCCGTTTCATAAATGTCAAGATGGTCTGCATCCACTGCGGTAACCACCGCCATATCGGGGCTAAGCTTCAAAAAACTACGGTCGTATTCATCAGCTTCTATCACACATACATTTCTCTTATCACTCCAAAAATTTGTATTGTAATTTGCCGATACCCCTCCGAGAAAAGCATTGCATCCATAACCGCTATGCCTGAGCAGATGTGCAATCATGGTAGATGTAGTGGTTTTACCATGAGTGCCCGCTACACATATATTAAAAGAACTTTCAGTTATAAGTTGTAAAATATCGCTACGTTTTACTACCGGATACCCGTTTTCACGATAGAACACCAACTCTTTGTGATCCTTTGGAATAGCCGGAGTATATACTACATAATCCACATCTTTAGGTATTCGATCTACATCTTCTGTATAATGTATATCCGCACCTTCCTGTTGCAACTGCTTCGTAATTGCTGTTTCTGTTCTATCGTACCCGCTTATCTTTTTGCCTTTTGATAAGAAATAGCGGGCAATAGCACTCATCCCTATGCCACCAATGCCTATAAAATACAGGCTCTTTATAGCATCGATATTTTTTTTATTGCCACTCATTGATTATTCATAACACACTCACTTTTCAAGCGAGCCTCATATTTATTCAATACATTTTAAAACTTCCTTAGCCACACGTTCATCTGCATCAATAATGGCCAGCTTCTCAAGCTGCTGACTCATCTCCAACCTTTTACTTTTATCAGCCGCCAGCTTAATGGCCATCTTTACCACTTTATCTTTTGCTTCGGCATCACTCACCATTAATGCTGCATTTTTATCTACCAGCTGCTTAGCATTGGCTGTTTGATGATCTTCTGCAGCAAAGGGGTATGGCACAAAAATGGTAGGTTTAGCAGCCACACATACCTCCGCAACTGTCATAGCGCCTGCTCTAGCAATGATGACATCCGCTGCGGCATAGGCATATTCCATCTCACGAATAAACTCATTTGCCCAAACCTGCTTGTGCTCGGCAGCAACCTGTGCTGCATCGGCTGCCATAGTTTTACCAGTTTGCCAAATAAGCTGAAGATTCGCTTTGAGCAAATCGTTGACTCCTGCCAACACAGCCTCATTAATTGACCGTGCTCCCAGGCTTCCTCCTACTACCAGCAGCGTTGTTTTTCCCGGCTCCAGATCAAAATATTCCAACGCTTCATTTTGACTTATAGTATGGCAGTTCACAATTTGGCTACGCACAGGGTTTCCGGTTACCATTATCTTTTCTACTGGGAAAAACTTTTCCATTCCATCTGTTCCGGTAAATACTTTCACCACACCCTTTGCCAGCATTTTATTGGCTTTGCCAGCAAAGGAATTCGACTCATGAATGAAAGTGGGAATACCCTGTCGTTGAGCATACTTCAGCACCGGAAAAGTAGAATATCCCCCTACTCCTATTACAGCGTTAGGACGAAAATCCTTGACAATCCTTCTTACTTGTAAGAAACTTTTGATAAGCTTCCACGGTAAGCCGATGTTTTTTATCAAAGAACTTCTGTTAAATCCAGCAATATCGATTCCTTTTATCTCGTATCCTGCTTGCGGCACTTTCTCCATCTCCATTTTATTCTTTGCTCCTACAAAAAGGATATCAATATCTGGTTGATGCTTCTTTAATGCATTCGCAATAGCTATAGCGGGAAAGATATGCCCGCCAGTACCACCTCCTGCTATGATAATTTTTTTACTCACCGGACGTTTCGTTTTTATCTTCGACGGATGGAGTATTTACTTTTACCGCTTGCAGGTTTTCTACATTTCTCGACACACTCAAAATAATTCCGATAGCCAGACACGTGAACAGAAAACTGGATCCTCCCATGCTCACCAGCGGCAGTGTCACACCTGTTACAGGAAAGAGACTTACCGTAACCGCCATATTGGAAAAAGCCTGTATTGCTAGCGTAAAACTCAGTCCTATTGACAGAAATGCGCCAAAGGCAAACGGACATTTCTTAAATATTCTAATACATCGATACAGAAACACGATATATACGAATACTAGAAATGCGCCTCCCACTAGTCCATACTCTTCTATAATAATGGCAAATATGAAATCATTATAAGCCTGTGGTAGATAATCACGTGTTGTACTATTACCGGGACCAACTCCCAACAATCCTCCTTTCGCAATAGCAATTTTTGCCTGATTTACCTGATACATTTCATCATTATCAGCCTCCTTACCTCCATATATAAAATTCTCCACACGGCCTACCCAAGTATTGACTCTTACAAAAAGCGGATGGGTTTTCTTCTCTCCACCTTCCACTTCTTCCACCACTTCCTGCCTTACTACTGATTCATTAGCTTCTGATGCATGACGGGCAACGGCAGCAATGATGAGCATGGCAATTGGTACTGCAGCTAGGCCCACCACTATTAACAGATGCTTGATATTCACCCTGCCAATAAACAGCAATACCATACAGCTAAATCCTAGTAGCAATGCAGTAGAAAGATTGGCAGGCGCAATAAGCATACAAGTAATACCTATTGGTATAATTACCGGCAAAAAGCCTTTTCTAAAACTCTTGATCACTTGCTGTTTACGACTCAACAATCTTGCTAGGTACATAAATAAAGCCAGCTTCGCCAGATCCGAAGTTTGCATCGTCATATTTATAAATGGCAAGCGAATCCAACGGCTTCCTTCATTCATTTTTACTCCAAAGAACAACGTATATATCAGTAAAGGAATACTCAGGATAAACAGGAACTTAGCTAATTTGGAATAAATTGTATAGTTAACTCTATGTGCAAAATACACCACCGCAAAACCCAGCAAAATGAAAACAACCTGTTTAAACAAATACACCTCGGTATTGCCCTTATAATTCTTATAAGCAAGCGAGCCGGTAGCGCTGTATACAGCCAATAGCGACACCAGGGTCAGCAATACAACTAGCGCCCAGATCACTTTATCGCCACGTGTATGGCGTGAAAGATTGTCGTGCCAATCTGCGGCCTCCATGGTTGTATTTGATATTTCAGCGGTTGTTGACATTTAATGTTATCGTTATTCTATTTATCAGTTTCAATTTTTTTTACAAATCGATTACTGCACGTTTAAATTGGGTACCTCTGTCTTCATAATTCTTAAAGAGATCAAAACTGGCACACCCTGGGCTCAGCAACACTACATCTCCCTTTTCTGCATAGCTGAACGCTGTTTTTACGGCATCTTCTGCACTGGTTGTATCTACAATTACAGGAACAACCCCTTCAAAAGCTTCATGTATTTTTTTATTATCCAGCCCCAGACATACAATTGCTTTTACTTTTTCCTTAACCAGATCCATCAGAAGATTATAATCATTTCCCTTATCCACCCCACCTAATATCAGAATAGTGGGCTTTTCCATACTTTCTAAAGCGAACCAAGTAGAATTAATGTTGGTTGCTTTACTATCGTTGATAAATTCTACACCTCTAATAGTTGCCACGTGCTCCATTCGATGCTCTAGATTCTGGAATGTTTGCACAGCCTCGCGAATCTTCTCCTTACGAATTTCCATTGTAGCCGCAGCTAGGCTCCCTGCCATAGTGTTGTATTGATTGTGTTTTCCTTTTAGCGTGAAATCGTACACGCTCATTGTCATAAAATCATCCCCGGTTCTAACATACATGTCGCCGTCCTTGATAAAAGCTGCACCTTTTTCCTGTTCCATACTAAATGATAGTTGTTTAGAGTTAATTTTAAATTGATCGATATACTGGGTGGTTATTTTATCATCCGCATTGTATATAAAATAATCTTCGGCTCGCTGATTCTCTGTGATCCTAAACTTGCTTCTGATATAATTTTCGAAATTGTAATCGTAACGATCTAGATGATCTTCCGTAATATTGGTAAGCACGGCTATATCAGGTCTGAAGCTCTGAATATCATCCAGCTGAAAACTACTCACCTCTACTACATATACCGGCTTGGGATCTTCGGCCACACATTTGGCAAATGAATCACCAATATTACCTACTAGGGCGGCATCTACTGCTGCTGTTTTTAAAATGTGGTAAATGAGTGATGTGGTAGTTGTTTTTCCGTTACTTCCCGTAATAGCGATAATCTTGCTATCGCCTTTATACCTGTATGCCAGCTCGATCTCGCTGATGACAGGTATTCCTTTCGCACGAATCTTTTTGATCAACTCATTTTTTTCTGGGATACCGGGACTTTTTACCACCTCGTCTGCACTTAGAATTCTTGTCTCATCATGCCCACCTTCTTCCCATTCAATACCGGCAGCATCCAATTCCTTACGATATACATCTTTCAAAGAACCAGCATCTGATACAAAAACCTTGCATCCCTTTTTCTTACCCAGCAATGCAGCCCCTACTCCACTTTCTCCTCCTCCCAAAATCACGAGTGATACAGGAGCCCGGTCGCTTTCACCAGCAAGAGTCATATGCTTATCCGAACTAGCGCTCACTTATTATCTTAATTTTAATGTCACAATACATATCACCACTAACAACACTTGCACAATCCAAAATCTAGTAACAATCTTTGCCTCATGATATCCTTTCTTTTGAAAGTGATGATGTAAAGGACTCATTAAAAATATTCTTCGTCCTTCTCCATATTTCTTTTTCGTGTATTTGAAATACCCCACCTGTAACATCACACTCAGATTCTCCACCAAAAACACACCACAGAAAATTGGTATCAACAATTCTTTATGTACAATGATGGCAATGGCCGCAATAATACCTCCAAGTGTCAGACTTCCCGTATCGCCCATAAAAACCTGCGCCGGATAAGAATTATACCACATAAAACCCACACAGGCACCAATCATTGCCGCAAGGAAAATAGACAGCTCACCTAAGTTGGGTATATACATAATGTTTAGATAATCGGCTACCACAAAATTTCCACTAGCGTAAGCAAAGACGCCGAGCATCACACCTATTAAGGCCGATGTACCGGAAGCCAAGCCATCTAGCCCGTCTGTGATATTTGCTCCGTTCGAAACGGCAATGATGATAAATGTTACAATGAGTATATACAATATCCATGTATACTTTTTCAATACCCCCGGCAATAGAATAGAGTAGTTAAACTCGTGACTCTTTACAAAAGGAATGGTAGTAATCGGCTCTTTAGATTCTACAAAATACTTTGGGGTGCCATTCACTACTTTTGTAATCACTTCAGGTCGTGCAGGGTTACCGGTATACTCTCTCCAGATTTTTACATTACTATTAAAGTACAATACCGAACCTACGAGGATACCAATACCCACCTGTCCTAATATCTTAAACCATCCTGCCAGTCCGTCCTTATCTCCTTTTTTGTAAGCAATACCTTGCTGCTGAGCAATGCGCTTTGCTCTTAATTTCAGATAATCATCGATAAATCCTATTATACCCAACCACACAGTTGCTACTAACATCAGAATTACATACACTGTATTCAAGCGGGCAAACAATAAAGTGGGAACAATAATCCCCAAAATGATGATGATGCCGCCCATAGTGGGAGTTCCCTTCTTGGCTTCTTCTCCCGCAAGCCCCAAATCACGCACTGTTTCACCCACCTGCTTTCTCCTCAATAAATTGATCAGTTTCTTGCCATACACCAACGTAATAATTAAAGCCAGCAGCACAGCCATCATAATTCTGAAGGTCTGGAACTCCATAAGATTCCTTCCCGGAAAGCTGATACCCTGCTGTTTAAACCATTCGAATAAATGATATAACATAATTACGTTGATGTTTTATGAAACCGGAAATTGCAAAGGCCATTCCTTATTCATTTCCTGTATTTGTCTATATATTATTTGTCCAACAATCCGAACATTTCGCTCAGTACTTCTTTATCGTCAAAGTGATTTCTCACACCGTTGATTTCCTGATAACTTTCATGCCCTTTACCGGCTATTAATATGATATCTTCTTTATTTGCCAAGGCTACAGCTGTTTTAATCGCTTCTTTGCGATCGGTAATAGCTATATATTTTCTTCGTGCGGCGGCCGGCACTCCTGCTTCCATCTCTTTAATAATTGCTGCAGCATCTTCAAATCGCGGATTATCGCTAGTAAATACAACTTTATCACTATGCTCTACTGCTACTTCTGCCATTATTGGCCGTTTGGCCTTATCTCTATTTCCTCCGCACCCCACTACCGTAATGATTTGTTCAAAACCTTTGCGAAGCTTTTTTATAGTAGCCAATACGTTTAATAAAGCGTCGGGAGTATGAGCATAATCCACAATTCCAATCACTCTTTCTTTATTCGATATAATGTAATCGAATCTCCCTGGCGCGCCAGGTAGCACACTTAAATGTTGTAACACCTCTTCTTTATCTGCTCCTAGACAAATAGCTGCGCCATATACAGCGAGCAGATTATAGGCATTAAACTCTCCTATTAACCTAAAGTGCACTTCTTTCCCATCCACATCAAGGTGCAGCCCCAGTATATTATTATCTAGAATTCGCCCTTTAAAGTCGCTAATAGACTTTAAGGAATACGTTTTTATGGCTGCTCTTGTATTCTGCACCATTACCCTGCCCCGTTTATCATCCACATTAGTAATGGCAAAAGCTTCTTTAGGCAAGGAGTCAAAGAACTGCTTTTTTACATTGATGTATTCAGCAAAATCTTTGTGATAATCCAAGTGATCATGAGTGATATTGCTGAATATTCCTCCTGCATATTCCAATCCCTCAATTCTATGCTGATGAATGGCATGAGAGCTTACTTCCATAAAAGCATAAGAGCAGGAAGCATCTACCATTTCAGCAAGTAATGCATTCAAGCTTATGGCATCGGGTGTAGTATGCGTCGACTCTAACACCTTATCTCCAATACAATTCTGCACTGTACTAATAAGGCCGCACTTATATCCCAATGAAGAGAACAACTGATACAATAACGTAGCAATTGTTGTTTTCCCATTGGTTCCTGTCACACCTACAAGTTTTAGCTTCTGAGATGGTGAGCCATAAAAGTTATGAGCCATCACTCCGGCTGCTGCTGCACTATTTTCTACCTGCACCCAGGTAATCCCTTCCTTAACTATGGCAGGCATTTGCTCACAAACTATCGCAATAGCACCGCTCTCAATAGCCTTATCAATGAACTGATGGCCATCCACCGCTGTACCCTTCACCGCTATAAACACACATCCGGCCTGTACTTTACGAGAGTCTATACAAATACCTTTCACTTCTACTTCTGTACTTCCGATTACTGCCTGCAATCGCACCTTGTATAGAACATCCTGTAATAGCACTTAATGAGTATTTGTATATTTATTTTTATTTACTTCTTTTCATCAGGCTAAGCTTAATGATACCACCTGACCTTTTTTAATAGGAACACCAGGCTCAATAGATTGCATTGTAACTTTTCCACTTCCCTTGACATTCACCTGAAGTCCCATTTGTTCAAGCAACTTAATCGCATCTCGCAAAGTCATTCCCTTCACATTAGGCATAAGCTGATCTTTCACTACATTTTTTCTTACAATACGCTGATAATCGTCAGCATACATCGTAGCCCAATCGTTTTGCTGAATGGAGTCCACAAAGGACAGATTTAAATACTTGAGCACACTCTTAATATTCTGCGTACTTCCGGCATAGAAATAATGACCACTATCCACATCCCCTTCATAATCTTTAGGAGTTTTGCGATCGACATACATTGAATAAATCTTGGTCGCTATTTCCTTAAACACCGGAGCTGCTAATTGCCCACCATAATACAAACCCGAACCGGCTCTGGTACGTATTACTACAATACAGGAATACTGCGGATTATCGGCAGGAAAATATCCAGCAAATGAGGCCTGATAAATCCTGTGTGCATACCCTATTCCTTTATCGGCCACTTGTGCAGTACCAGTTTTACCTGCCACCTTAAAAGGCAGATCTTTGAATACATTTTTTCCAGACCCCTCTGTTACCACCATCTCCAGCGCCTTTTTAGCAGCCTCTATCGTCCCCGGTTTACAAATCTGGCGCTCCAATATAGTAGGTTGAAACTCTTTTACAACAACACCTTTATTTCGAATGCTATTCACCAGATAAGGCTTCATCATGGTGCCGTTATTGGCAATTGCATTGTACAGAGTCAACAGCTGTATGGGACTTACATTAATGGCATACCCAAAAGCCA encodes the following:
- the ftsA gene encoding Cell division protein FtsA, with protein sequence MNSEQPIIVGLDIGTTKIAVIAGRKNEFGKLEILGFGKANSNGVKHGQVLNIDETIKAIKQAVENCLALNPNLSFNEVYVGIAGHHIKSLQTRGDIVRDNEEEEITQAEVNLLINNQYKTYVPPGDQIIDVIPQEFTVDNMPNIIKPIGYSGVKLGANFHIITGDKNAIRNINRSVEKAGLRTKDLVLQPLASAAAVMAQEDLEAGVAIVDIGGGTTDLAVFADGVLRHTAVIPFAGENITNDIKTGLGVLKSQAEQMKTQFGSALANEAKSNAYITIPGLRGMPAKEISVKNLANIIQARMSEILDFVTYHLKQIGMDHRQLNGGVVLTGGGSQLRHLIQLTEYVTGLPARIGLPNEHLAAGHIEELAKPTYSTCLGLILKGYDDFENNRKVFEKNFINVEVPGGLKKAQEEGVESEEASAEAQTPARQPLKDFWSKFKDGIIKIFAEEEDSHLQ
- the ftsQ gene encoding Cell division protein FtsQ produces the protein MLLTLMWLGVAVGMGSIISAAMRIQEEGICNGYQIKINGFREDLLFTSESQIENLLKAAANGEIKGQRMAELDLAQIEDLLEQSSWVYNADLYFDNNSVLHVDVTERKPLARVFTEEGASFYIDEAAKQIPLSDRITLDLPVFTGYPSKNTLNAVDSTLIQNVIATASFINSDPFWNAQVGQINISSCGVDCWKMEMIPVVGNHKVDLGDGSDIVSKFHRLYLFYSQVLSRTGFDKYRKIDVQYDGQVIGVKDHYTKIDSIQLRKNIEKLLQESRHTNELLEVAPQVGYDAIMPLDSLSKAEGLLEEEPEIVSAAENVAPAKDSANTSTTPKATVPPVVKKEADGTKKEERSVKEVKPAATTKPVTTNKSAVSKKADEVAKKETGKRNVLSQAAAGNTNKSVAVKKADSKNTSANSTKKTEASKTESKKPVTTNNSTATKAAPKKDEGKKNVLLRAEETKKADTKKTTNSGARR
- the murC_1 gene encoding UDP-N-acetylmuramate--L-alanine ligase; its protein translation is MSGNKKNIDAIKSLYFIGIGGIGMSAIARYFLSKGKKISGYDRTETAITKQLQQEGADIHYTEDVDRIPKDVDYVVYTPAIPKDHKELVFYRENGYPVVKRSDILQLITESSFNICVAGTHGKTTTSTMIAHLLRHSGYGCNAFLGGVSANYNTNFWSDKRNVCVIEADEYDRSFLKLSPDMAVVTAVDADHLDIYETEENVKEAFRAFAAKVKPGGVLLKKFGLDRALGGEQALSYSLQNDSAVVYAENIVLRNGGYQFDVVLQDRRISGVELFMGGMHNVENMIAAIAIAAHLNIEDDKIKEAVSSFKGVKRRFEYVIPPAVNGSKSTPVFIDDYAHHPEELKALINGVRTLFSGRKCTLIFQPHLYSRTRDFADAFAEVLGMVDHLILLPIYPARELPIEGVDSKMIWDKVKLDAKSLMSKEELLSWIDSKFAKNIDKEFGEVLVTAGAGDIDKLVDPIKQILVK
- the murG_1 gene encoding UDP-N-acetylglucosamine--N-acetylmuramyl-(pentapeptide) pyrophosphoryl-undecaprenol N-acetylglucosamine transferase → MSKKIIIAGGGTGGHIFPAIAIANALKKHQPDIDILFVGAKNKMEMEKVPQAGYEIKGIDIAGFNRSSLIKNIGLPWKLIKSFLQVRRIVKDFRPNAVIGVGGYSTFPVLKYAQRQGIPTFIHESNSFAGKANKMLAKGVVKVFTGTDGMEKFFPVEKIMVTGNPVRSQIVNCHTISQNEALEYFDLEPGKTTLLVVGGSLGARSINEAVLAGVNDLLKANLQLIWQTGKTMAADAAQVAAEHKQVWANEFIREMEYAYAAADVIIARAGAMTVAEVCVAAKPTIFVPYPFAAEDHQTANAKQLVDKNAALMVSDAEAKDKVVKMAIKLAADKSKRLEMSQQLEKLAIIDADERVAKEVLKCIE
- the ftsW_1 gene encoding putative peptidoglycan glycosyltransferase FtsW, which produces MSTTAEISNTTMEAADWHDNLSRHTRGDKVIWALVVLLTLVSLLAVYSATGSLAYKNYKGNTEVYLFKQVVFILLGFAVVYFAHRVNYTIYSKLAKFLFILSIPLLIYTLFFGVKMNEGSRWIRLPFINMTMQTSDLAKLALFMYLARLLSRKQQVIKSFRKGFLPVIIPIGITCMLIAPANLSTALLLGFSCMVLLFIGRVNIKHLLIVVGLAAVPIAMLIIAAVARHASEANESVVRQEVVEEVEGGEKKTHPLFVRVNTWVGRVENFIYGGKEADNDEMYQVNQAKIAIAKGGLLGVGPGNSTTRDYLPQAYNDFIFAIIIEEYGLVGGAFLVFVYIVFLYRCIRIFKKCPFAFGAFLSIGLSFTLAIQAFSNMAVTVSLFPVTGVTLPLVSMGGSSFLFTCLAIGIILSVSRNVENLQAVKVNTPSVEDKNETSGE
- the murD gene encoding UDP-N-acetylmuramoylalanine--D-glutamate ligase — protein: MTLAGESDRAPVSLVILGGGESGVGAALLGKKKGCKVFVSDAGSLKDVYRKELDAAGIEWEEGGHDETRILSADEVVKSPGIPEKNELIKKIRAKGIPVISEIELAYRYKGDSKIIAITGSNGKTTTTSLIYHILKTAAVDAALVGNIGDSFAKCVAEDPKPVYVVEVSSFQLDDIQSFRPDIAVLTNITEDHLDRYDYNFENYIRSKFRITENQRAEDYFIYNADDKITTQYIDQFKINSKQLSFSMEQEKGAAFIKDGDMYVRTGDDFMTMSVYDFTLKGKHNQYNTMAGSLAAATMEIRKEKIREAVQTFQNLEHRMEHVATIRGVEFINDSKATNINSTWFALESMEKPTILILGGVDKGNDYNLLMDLVKEKVKAIVCLGLDNKKIHEAFEGVVPVIVDTTSAEDAVKTAFSYAEKGDVVLLSPGCASFDLFKNYEDRGTQFKRAVIDL
- the mraY gene encoding Phospho-N-acetylmuramoyl-pentapeptide-transferase produces the protein MLYHLFEWFKQQGISFPGRNLMEFQTFRIMMAVLLALIITLVYGKKLINLLRRKQVGETVRDLGLAGEEAKKGTPTMGGIIIILGIIVPTLLFARLNTVYVILMLVATVWLGIIGFIDDYLKLRAKRIAQQQGIAYKKGDKDGLAGWFKILGQVGIGILVGSVLYFNSNVKIWREYTGNPARPEVITKVVNGTPKYFVESKEPITTIPFVKSHEFNYSILLPGVLKKYTWILYILIVTFIIIAVSNGANITDGLDGLASGTSALIGVMLGVFAYASGNFVVADYLNIMYIPNLGELSIFLAAMIGACVGFMWYNSYPAQVFMGDTGSLTLGGIIAAIAIIVHKELLIPIFCGVFLVENLSVMLQVGYFKYTKKKYGEGRRIFLMSPLHHHFQKKGYHEAKIVTRFWIVQVLLVVICIVTLKLR
- the murE gene encoding UDP-N-acetylmuramoyl-L-alanyl-D-glutamate--2,6-diaminopimelate ligase, with the protein product MLLQDVLYKVRLQAVIGSTEVEVKGICIDSRKVQAGCVFIAVKGTAVDGHQFIDKAIESGAIAIVCEQMPAIVKEGITWVQVENSAAAAGVMAHNFYGSPSQKLKLVGVTGTNGKTTIATLLYQLFSSLGYKCGLISTVQNCIGDKVLESTHTTPDAISLNALLAEMVDASCSYAFMEVSSHAIHQHRIEGLEYAGGIFSNITHDHLDYHKDFAEYINVKKQFFDSLPKEAFAITNVDDKRGRVMVQNTRAAIKTYSLKSISDFKGRILDNNILGLHLDVDGKEVHFRLIGEFNAYNLLAVYGAAICLGADKEEVLQHLSVLPGAPGRFDYIISNKERVIGIVDYAHTPDALLNVLATIKKLRKGFEQIITVVGCGGNRDKAKRPIMAEVAVEHSDKVVFTSDNPRFEDAAAIIKEMEAGVPAAARRKYIAITDRKEAIKTAVALANKEDIILIAGKGHESYQEINGVRNHFDDKEVLSEMFGLLDK